One Capra hircus breed San Clemente chromosome 29, ASM170441v1, whole genome shotgun sequence genomic region harbors:
- the C29H11orf24 gene encoding uncharacterized protein C11orf24 homolog, whose product MWTALVLVWVSSWSVSESLHISKHPLLNQTWDHLEKNSSVQTATGVLNTTAERMTPSPVTLTRGTWGGDHTSPAITAGTTHRTDVGTSGPAGGTRAGAASRAPVPPALTSAWRTPSAPGTRAPGNGTSSRPATAMPPAPASAWRTLSSPGTRAPGNGTSSRPATAMLPATRTLATSAQPTATTPTSVSSPAGSHGPPRPTTSLTPSSPQALSESTQGPTIQAPRPTPWTVDDMAQRPTPTLLNTTLEPTSPSAASESTTVGSTTKAPEPTVSTAAASTPHTSPAPVVEATTPTTRPSPATSMPGAAGPGPAQTPEQAEPAATPGTTSLGLTPGDSKVPPTDLCQPSTQGRYLVVSSEPLALSSVNRSFLLAVLLLGVTLFITVLILFALQAYESYRKKDYTQVDYLINGMYADSEM is encoded by the exons ATGTGGACAGCCCTCGTGCTCGTTTGGGTTTCCTCCTGGTCCGTATCCGAAAGCCTGCACATATCCAAGCATCCAC TCCTCAACCAGACGTGGGACCATTTGGAGAAAAACTCATCCGTGCAAACAGCGACTGGAGTCTTGAACACAACAGCTGAGAGAATGACCCCGTCTCCCGTCACACTGACCAGAGGGACTTGGGGAGGTGACCACACCTCTCCTGCAATCACAGCGGGGACAACACACAGGACAGACGTGGGCACTTCTGGGCCGGCTGGAGGGACCCGGGCCGGAGCCGCCTCCAGGGCGCCCGTGCCGCCCGCCCTGACATCTGCCTGGAGGACCCCGTCCGCACCTGGTACGCGGGCGCCCGGCAACGGCACGTCGTCTAGGCCAGCGACGGCCATGCCGCCTGCCCCGGCGTCTGCCTGGAGGACCCTGTCCTCACCTGGCACGCGGGCGCCCGGCAACGGCACATCGTCTAGGCCAGCAACGGCCATGCTGCCCGCCACACGCACACTGGCCACAAGTGCCCAGCCCACTGCCACGACCCCCACAAGTGTCAGCAGCCCCGCAGGCTCACACGGTCCTCCCAGGCCCACCACCAGCCTGACACCCTCGAGTCCTCAAGCACTCAGTGAGTCCACGCAGGGCCCCACTATCCAGGCGCCAAGGCCAACACCCTGGACTGTGGATGACATGGCACAGAGGCCCACACCCACCCTCTTGAACACAACCCTGGAGCCCACCTCCCCATCTGCAGCTTCTGAGTCTACGACCGTGGGCTCCACAACCAAGGCCCCCGAGCCGACCGTCAGCACAGCGGCAGCCTCCACACCTCACACCAGCCCAGCCCCCGTGGTGGAGGCCACAACCCCCACGACACGGCCCAGCCCTGCTACATCCATGCCGGGGGCCGCAGGGCCGGGCCCGGCTCAGACGCCAGAGCAGGCTGAGCCTGCGGCCACGCCTGGTACTACTTCCCTGGGGCTGACCCCCGGGGACTCCAAGGTGCCACCCACAGACTTGTGCCAGCCCAGTACCCAGGGCCGGTACCTGGTGGTCTCCAGCGAGCCCCTGGCCCTGTCCTCAGTGAACAGAAGTTTCCTCCTGGCGGTGCTCTTGCTGGGGGTCACCCTCTTCATCACGGTCCTGATCCTGTTCGCGCTGCAGGCCTACGAGAGCTACAGGAAGAAGGACTACACGCAGGTGGACTATCTCATCAATGGCATGTA